The genomic region AGCTTGCGGAAAACGGCTTAATTATGCAAAAAAAAAGAAAGGATATGATTTTCCAATTCAATCAAATTTTCGGAAAACTATATGAAGACATAGCGGGCATAGAAGGAATTTCCATCTTTTACGAACCTTCATGGAAGGAAGTGAAAGACGGCGAAGAAAAACATTTTCCTCTAAAAGATGAGATACTTTATCTTTTAAAGACAAAAGAAGACAACGATAAAATGGCGGAGACTACCCTTTACGGCCCGCATCGCGATAAAATTTACTTTATAAAAGACAAAAAGCCGTTTATTCCTTCAGCGTCGACGGGACAAAGAAGATTGATAGCGCTCATATTAAGGATAGCGCAAGCGGTGTTTTACACTAAGGTTACGGGAAAAAAGCCCGTCCTGCTCATGGATGACGTTATGCTTGAACTGGATCCCGAAAAAAGAAAGAAGGTTACCTCGTCTTTGCCGGAATACGATCAAATGTTTTGCACGTTTTTGCCTGGGGAACCGTACGAAAGATATATGAGAAGCGGCACTAAAGTTTATTTTGTGAAAAACGGAGAATTAAGTGAACGGCAATTTTAAAGGGCAGGTTATAAATTGCGGCGATATGATAATGGACGTGTTTTCCTCTATCGATAAAGAGAAGTACAAAGAAAAAGA from Treponema parvum harbors:
- the recF gene encoding DNA replication/repair protein RecF (All proteins in this family for which functions are known are DNA-binding proteins that assist the filamentation of RecA onto DNA for the initiation of recombination or recombinational repair.) — protein: MPFLNISLYNFRNLSNKTTDLFSKEVYFVGENGQGKSNLLEALYFSSYGNSFRTNNEHEIVKEGEENFSIKSFFRTETDTTQTISVIFENGKKKIEKNGKKIQDRKELINTIPCVLFCHDDLAFATGEPERRRFFIDQSLSMYDILYLDLLRKYKKILKSRNSVLKSHEYEMLPVYNEQLAENGLIMQKKRKDMIFQFNQIFGKLYEDIAGIEGISIFYEPSWKEVKDGEEKHFPLKDEILYLLKTKEDNDKMAETTLYGPHRDKIYFIKDKKPFIPSASTGQRRLIALILRIAQAVFYTKVTGKKPVLLMDDVMLELDPEKRKKVTSSLPEYDQMFCTFLPGEPYERYMRSGTKVYFVKNGELSERQF